A region from the Spirochaetota bacterium genome encodes:
- a CDS encoding DUF3300 domain-containing protein has protein sequence MKRIKFILAFFLFLFVFSANVYAFPMLGFGFVGLSQTVQEQSQTGFLDNALYGITIRYKGFGMLGFIFDILYLDTKYWVPYGMNPTVVYGPWPWNDVNNTIYNPAKIAQDDWEYYHDEFIGMFDLAFFLALGRTISFHFAFGPTYWWATPSDAYKTDDDFKKAYDAWYGKGGFKLGMNFKLGANLVFGLMGITLEYNYIAKSINEFFGRVFGDDPNPNDKDYYGMDYLKRMGYLEFGIILWL, from the coding sequence ATGAAAAGAATTAAATTTATTTTAGCGTTTTTTTTATTTTTATTTGTTTTCTCTGCTAATGTTTATGCTTTCCCAATGCTTGGGTTTGGTTTTGTTGGTTTGAGCCAAACAGTTCAAGAACAATCACAAACCGGTTTTCTTGATAATGCTTTATATGGTATAACTATAAGGTATAAGGGTTTTGGTATGCTTGGTTTTATTTTTGATATATTATATCTTGATACTAAATATTGGGTTCCATATGGGATGAACCCCACTGTTGTATATGGTCCTTGGCCATGGAATGATGTTAATAATACAATATATAATCCTGCTAAGATTGCTCAAGATGATTGGGAATATTATCATGACGAATTCATAGGTATGTTTGATCTTGCCTTCTTTTTAGCTTTAGGCAGAACTATATCTTTCCATTTTGCTTTTGGACCTACATATTGGTGGGCAACTCCATCTGATGCCTATAAAACAGATGATGATTTTAAGAAAGCTTATGATGCATGGTATGGTAAAGGTGGTTTTAAACTTGGGATGAACTTCAAACTTGGAGCAAATCTTGTTTTTGGTTTGATGGGAATTACTTTAGAGTACAACTATATAGCAAAAAGCATTAATGAATTTTTTGGTAGAGTTTTTGGAGATGATCCAAACCCCAATGATAAAGATTATTATGGAATGGATTATTTAAAAAGAATGGGATATTTAGAATTTGGGATTATTTTGTGGTTATAG